In one Culex quinquefasciatus strain JHB chromosome 2, VPISU_Cqui_1.0_pri_paternal, whole genome shotgun sequence genomic region, the following are encoded:
- the LOC6038262 gene encoding BRCA2-interacting transcriptional repressor EMSY has product MWPLKLDMTRDESRGMLRRLELDTYSSVMSTFRAQGALCKEKARILEELRKLLHISQDRHKAEARRVANDERLTTVAEIISGPNSTQDWSREGRRTFPILPRTAPYTALSYIANTVCEQITRENSKLPHPFETSQNRLQKEQQQEEERKQKLLLEQAKLAQAAVPIEIKEEADEPMVAALPAAAPVAEPAPNVVHPPVVTADPFVEAANKSYINNDLKRSYPIDPLPALSSPVPIDDDSPLRKKPQLYQELQKQEPLMPPQSPIVTFHQQFLTQQQQQQQIPAVAAVAGPMSPHKNLTSPNNFGMAPMVPMPQNMSNNNFNNPKPAQGRNSNKNTERPRKSSVSKKNQNKTKTPYQTNKQAGGKANKNSIAQAQMQQQQMMPGGPIVAPGKSQKGNNNNSANSPHLIHSYASPLIPYEIPQQHQPQLVGATAEVPHEPLQLQKHLTSNAVYQPNQQYGMTPIKSAPYTGPYQQPMASMPAPNPVYGQQHQILPSSKKDIQYNLTKLNPTNSSKNNVNIPLKQSGGSSSSSLMQGKGHPLFNYQKKSPSKNVLIPTSSAAAALASFGIPKNIQPRKDVPKFREPDPSVNPADIPNPKIIFSTSHHQEPQAIAPKSSGSQITILDQITLHPPHTIVPSTSVGTGLTITPSQTIGPVTHITPAAVPSSPGTSPLATGGKMITPPIGTIPANKLVTIKGPNLAGFTPVKSGSKLSVHKLQLMPIGGQPGGNKNNVIVLPAKGGTLNPGQKITIPRSSVTSVVDPATIISPPKVIVQQQPDLNNIVLLDLASEQNKLKTTTQPKSVITEDTPVDIVSTPLDVVTGAVKLQELKGFLSPASSSGTSTTASPLTEKMVKPQQPNSSASKATKFEADSTAPGPSAVPIPKKTKANHQPRGSTSVAALSKKTKATTAAASSTTTAGSDPTTARNPAMSSSTDWELELDQANQATNTKHPTQPNPPPKATQKSSSRSTIPSLPVTNPPIPKSTTATPSTGATSKKAAQPLSSSSISSTSSNASSPVVVEQQDVQRIAAAVQQPRVTAPPPPPVTPVAQKIVLPAALTTTTTSSPPNERSSDDTSATDSANAEEDPDPEYPAFREATSESDDDYEHFNAVIEEDPDPEDAEDIHGERVEIVNVGYDTSRALIADLEDTSGGTPTAATAMIVEEDDRNGGGTINPSSMNFVQYIEEADVGVGELVVDANGGAAGESTSGANGTRNITFEMVEIDSEGNKHTRTMSYEEALAEGHITTEEADVKGGSSGSSSGAAGLVKVLSDFTSYSLKS; this is encoded by the exons ATGTGGCCGCTCAAGCTGGACATGACCCGGGACGAGAGCCGCGGGATGTTGCGTCGGTTGG AACTGGACACGTACTCCAGCGTGATGAGTACGTTCCGGGCGCAGGGCGCGCTCTGCAAGGAGAAGGCACGCATCCTCGAGGAACTGCGGAAGCTGCTGCACATTTCGCAGGACCGCCACAAGGCCGAAGCGCGGCGGGTGGCCAACGACGAGCGGCTCACGACGGTGGCCGAAAT CATTTCCGGCCCAAACAGCACCCAAGATTGGAGCCGCGAAGGTCGCCGCACGTTCCCCATCCTCCCGCGGACGGCCCCGTACACAGCCCTGTCCTACATCGCCAACACGGTCTGCGAGCAGATAACGCGCGAAAACAGCAAACTTCCGCACCCGTTCGAGACCTCACAGAACCGTCTCCAGAAGGAGCAACAACAGGAAGAGGAACGCAAGCAAAAGCTGCTGCTGGAACAGGCAAAGCTGGCCCAAGCTGCGGTTCCGATTGAAATTAAGGAGGAGGCGGACGAACCGATGGTCGCGGCATTACCAGCTGCAGCGCCGGTTGCGGAACCTGCTCCGAATGTGGTGCACCCCCCGGTCGTAACGGCTGATCCG TTTGTCGAGGCCGCCAACAAGAGTTACATCAACAATGATCTGAAGCGATCGTACCCGATCGATCCATTGCCAGCGCTCAGCTCGCCGGTTCCGATCGACGACGATTCGCCGCTTAGGAAGAAGCCACAGCTGTACCAGGAGCTGCAAAAGCAGGAACCGCTGATGCCGCCGCAGTCACCGATTGTGACCTTCCATCAGCAGTTCCtaacgcagcagcagcagcagcagcagatcccAGCAGTAGCAGCTGTAGCAGGTCCAATGTCACCCCACAAGAACCTCACGTCGCCCAACAACTTTGGAATGGCTCCGATGGTGCCGATGCCTCAGAACATGAGTAACAACAACTTCAACAATCCGAAACCGGCGCAGGGCAGAAACAGCAATAAAAATACGGAACGACCCCGGAAGTCTTCCGTTTCGAAAAAGAACCAGAACAAAACGAAGACACCATATCAAACCAACAAACAGGCCGGCGGAAAGGCGAACAAGAATTCGATAGCACAAGCAcaaatgcagcagcagcagatgatGCCGGGAGGACCGATCGTGGCCCCGGGAAAGAGCCAGAagggcaacaacaacaacagtgcCAACAGTCCCCATCTGATCCACTCGTACGCGAGTCCACTGATTCCGTACGAAATCCCGCAACAGCACCAGCCCCAACTCGTGGGCGCTACCGCCGAAGTTCCCCACGAACCGCTGCAGCTGCAGAAGCATCTGACCTCGAACGCCGTCTACCAGCCGAATCAGCAGTACGGAATGACCCCGATCAAGTCGGCGCCGTACACGGGACCGTACCAGCAACCGATGGCCAGCATGCCGGCCCCGAATCCGGTCTACGGACAGCAGCACCAGATTCTGCCCTCGTCCAAGAAGGACATCCAGTATAATCTCACCAAGCTGAACCCGACCAACAGCTCCAAGAACAACGTCAACATCCCGCTGAAGCAGTCCGgcggatcgtcgtcgtcgtcgctcatGCAGGGCAAGGGTCATCCGCTGTTCAACTATCAGAAGAAATCTCCCTCGAAGAATGTGCTGATTCCGACCTCGTCGGCGGCCGCGGCTCTGGCCAGTTTCGGCATCCCCAAGAACATTCAACCCCGGAAGGATGTCCCGAAGTTCCGCGAGCCGGACCCGTCCGTCAACCCGGCGGACATTCCCAACCCTAAGATCATCTTCTCGACGAGTCATCACCAGGAACCGCAAGCGATCGCGCCGAAATCCTCCGGCAGCCAGATCACGATACTGGACCAGATTACGCTGCATCCACCGCACACGATCGTACCGTCAACTTCCGTTGGCACCGGTCTTACCATCACACCGTCGCAAACCATCGGTCCGGTCACCCACATAACTCCCGCAGCAGTGCCATCATCGCCCGGAACGTCCCCGTTGGCAACGGGTGGCAAGATGATCACGCCGCCCATTGGCACGATCCCCGCAAACAAACTGGTCACGATAAAGGGGCCCAATCTGGCCGGATTCACCCCCGTAAAAAGCGGCAGCAAACTGTCCGTGCACAAGCTCCAGCTGATGCCGATCGGAGGTCAACCGGGTGGAAACAAGAACAACGTCATCGTCCTGCCGGCCAAGGGAGGCACGCTGAACCCGGGCCAGAAGATCACCATCCCGCGAAGTAGTGTCACGAGCGTGGTCGACCCTGCCACGATCATCAGTCCACCGAAGGTGATCGTCCAGCAGCAACCCGATTTGAACAACATCGTACTGCTGGATCTGGCCTCGGAACAGAACAAGCTCAAAACAACCACCCAACCCAAGTCCGTCATCACGGAGGACACTCCGGTGGACATTGTCTCGACCCCGCTCGACGTCGTAACCGGAGCGGTCAAACTTCAGGAACTCAAGGGCTTCCTCTCGCCAGCATCGTCTTCCGGAACGAGCACGACGGCATCACCCCTCACGGAGAAGATGGTCAAACCCCAGCAGCCCAACAGCAGCGCCTCGAAAGCGACCAAATTCGAAGCCGACAGCACAGCACCAGGTCCTTCCGCCGTCCCAATTCCGAAAAAGACAAAAGCAAACCATCAACCCCGGGGATCGACAAGCGTAGCCGCCCTAAGCAAGAAGACGAAAGCAACCACGGCCGCCGCCAGTTCGACAACCACCGCCGGAAGTGACCCCACCACCGCCCGTAACCCCGCCATGAGCAGTTCCACCGACTGGGAACTCGAACTCGACCAAGCGAACCAAGCCACCAACACCAAGCACCCAACCCAACCCAACCCACCCCCAAAAGCCACCCAGAAATCCAGCTCAAGATCCACAATCCCCTCCCTGCCAGTAACCAACCCCCCAATCCCAAAATCCACCACCGCAACACCCTCAACCGGCGCAACATCCAAAAAGGCCGCCCAACCGCTCTCATCAAGCTCGATCAGTTCAACCTCGTCGAACGCGTCGTCCCCAGTGGTCGTCGAGCAGCAGGACGTCCAGCGGATAGCAGCCGCAGTCCAGCAGCCCAGGGTCACGGCACCACCGCCGCCACCGGTCACGCCCGTCGCCCAGAAGATCGTACTGCCGGCGGCGCtcaccacgacgacgacgagtagTCCACCGAACGAGCGCAGCAGCGACGACACGTCGGCGACCGATTCCGCCAACGCCGAGGAAGATCCCGACCCGGAGTACCCGGCGTTCCGGGAGGCCACCAGCGAGTCGGACGATGATTACGAG CACTTTAACGCGGTCATCGAGGAGGATCCGGACCCGGAAGATGCCGAGGACATCCACGGCGAGCGGGTTGAGATTGTCAACGTTGGATACG ACACATCCCGCGCGCTGATCGCCGACCTGGAGGACACCTCCGGTGGAACTCCCACAGCCGCCACCGCCATGATCGTCGAAGAAGACGATCGCAATGGCGGCGGCACGATCAACCCGTCGAGCATGAACTTTGTGCAGTACATCGAGGAGGCGGACGTCGGCGTCGGCGAGCTGGTGGTGGATGCCAACGGCGGCGCCGCAGGGGAATCGACTTCCGGTGCAAACGGAACGCGAAACATCACCTTCGAGATGGTGGAGATCGACTCGGAGGGGAACAAGCACACGCGGACCATGTCGTACGAGGAGGCGCTCGCCGAGGGCCACATCACGACGGAGGAGGCGGACGTCAAGGGGGGATCTTCCGGGAGTAGTAGTGGGGCAGCGGGGTTGGTGAAAG
- the LOC119767327 gene encoding uncharacterized protein LOC119767327, which translates to MSPDKERSKPGRAFGAVLTTGNESKPEDWFFDSGASRHLTRTKSLLHDVQRANGKMVAANKEGMQVVAKGTAVINTTCGEEINVTDVQLIPGLAANLLSVSKIVDKGYTVVFRRNGCEVLDEEGICVATGSRSDGLFKLEQEKLRVLTCRSRQRRRRRARNGSPCTVVKLDYEDGTKEVDEVSVRSPRVSGGQKSDGPSTPVVLRVTSSSRRPVDGSFQYPTHDDPNVHKATLTQDISNGWRRAMQEEYNAHRTWEMTNLQGGVYGPVLGCGSPGVYRHPTSFYEGHVGMCRCRCDLHQG; encoded by the exons ATGTCACCGGATAAGGAGAGAAGCAAGCCGGGACGTGCCTTCGGTGCTGTACTGACGACGGGGAACGAGAGCAAACCTGAAGATTGGTTTTTCGATTCCGGAGCCAGTCGTCATTTGACCAGAACGAAATCGTTGCTGCACGACGTTCAGCGGGCAAACGGTAAGATGGTCGCTGCCAACAAGGAAGGAATGCAGGTCGTCGCGAAGGGCACTGCTGTGATCAACACGACCTGTGGAGAAGAAATCAACGTTACCGATGTGCAGCTGATACCAGGACTGGCAGCCAACCTACTGTCCGTGAGTAAGATCGTCGATAAAGGATACACTGTAGTTTTCCGACGCAACGGTTGCGAGGTGCTAGACGAGGAAGGCATTTGTGTCGCGACCGGAAGTCGGTCGGATGGGCTGTTCAAGCTGGAGCAGGAAAAGCTCAGGGTGCTCACGTGTCGCAGCAGACAACGGAGGCGCAGAAGAGCGCGTAACGGGTCACCATGTACAGTCGTGAAGTTGGACTATGAAGATGGAACAAAGGAGGTCGACGAGGTATCCGTT CGTTCCCCACGTGTTTCAGGAGGCCAGAAGTCGGACGGACCGTCCACTCCAGTTGTTCTGCGTGTGACGTCGTCGAGTCGAAGACCGGTGGATGGTAGTTTCCAGTACCCGACACACGACGACCCGAACGTGCACAAGGCCACACTGACTCAGGACATCTCCAACGGCTGGAGACGTGCCATGCAGGAGGAGTACAACGCTCACAGGACCTGGGAGATGACCAACCTGCAAGGCGGAGTCTATGGCCCTGTCCTTGGCTGCGGTAGCCCTGGCGTGTATCGACATCCAACCTCGTTTTATGAGGGGCACGTTGGAATGTGTCGATGTCGATGTGATCTACATCAAGGCTAA